From Sceloporus undulatus isolate JIND9_A2432 ecotype Alabama chromosome 6, SceUnd_v1.1, whole genome shotgun sequence, one genomic window encodes:
- the HIGD1A gene encoding HIG1 domain family member 1A, mitochondrial isoform X2 — MTSNSESPLAGYEPSESQGSKLMRKSRESPFVPVGIAGFAAVVAYGLYKLKHRGDTKMSVHLIHMRVAAQGFVVGAMTCGVLYSMYREYWAKPKP, encoded by the exons ATGACATCTAATTCAGAAAGCCCACTTGCTGGCTATGAGCCATCAGAGAGCCAAGGCTCAAAATTGATGAGAAAATCCCGGGAGTCTCCATTTGTCCCAGTTG GCATTGCAGGCTTTGCAGCTGTGGTGGCCTATGGGCTCTACAAGCTGAAGCACCGAGGGGACACCAAAATGTCGGTTCACCTGATCCACATGCGAGTGGCAGCGCAAGGCTTTGTCGTTGGGGCCATGACGTGTG GTGTGCTGTATTCCATGTATCGAGAATACTGGGCCAAGCCCAAGCCCTAG
- the HIGD1A gene encoding HIG1 domain family member 1A, mitochondrial isoform X1: MVLPGNWHNVNMTSNSESPLAGYEPSESQGSKLMRKSRESPFVPVGIAGFAAVVAYGLYKLKHRGDTKMSVHLIHMRVAAQGFVVGAMTCGVLYSMYREYWAKPKP; encoded by the exons TTAACATGACATCTAATTCAGAAAGCCCACTTGCTGGCTATGAGCCATCAGAGAGCCAAGGCTCAAAATTGATGAGAAAATCCCGGGAGTCTCCATTTGTCCCAGTTG GCATTGCAGGCTTTGCAGCTGTGGTGGCCTATGGGCTCTACAAGCTGAAGCACCGAGGGGACACCAAAATGTCGGTTCACCTGATCCACATGCGAGTGGCAGCGCAAGGCTTTGTCGTTGGGGCCATGACGTGTG GTGTGCTGTATTCCATGTATCGAGAATACTGGGCCAAGCCCAAGCCCTAG